A region of the Calditrichota bacterium genome:
CAGAAATTTCTACTGACGCCGATCGCGGCAGAAATTTCGGCGTCTTGCGCACCATGGATCATCTGGGCGCGGTGATGGGAATTCTCGCTTGCATCCTTCTGATTGATCATCTGGGCTATCAAAAATTATTTCTGTTGGCGGCGCTTCCCACGCTGTTGGGCGCACTGCTGATTTTCATCTTCATCGCCGAGCCAAAATCGGATCGGCGTCGGGTTTTCAAAGGATACGATTTTCGTCATTTGGACAACAATTTGCGTCTGCTGTTTTCATTGAGCGCAATTTTTTCGCTGGCGTCTTTCAGCTATTCTTTTCTGCTGATTTTTGCCAAAGAATTGGGCTTTCGTACGGCCTTTGTGCCGGTACTTTATCTGATTTACACGATTTTTGCTTCGGCAACATCTCTGCCTTTCGGTAAATTAGCCGACCGCGTCGGCAGGAAAAATGTGCTCTGGTTGGCTTATCTGCTCTGGATTTTCGTGTGCGTTATTTTCATCGCCGCGAAAACGAAATGGATCATTTTGGCAGGATTTGTGCTGTACGGCGTGCACAAAGGCGCGTTTGAACCGGTGAGCAAAACAATGATCGCAGAATTGGCGCCCGAAAAATTCAAAGCCAGCGTTATTGGCGGCTATCAAATGGTAACCGGCCTTTGCGCGCTACCGGCGTCGGTGATTGCTGGTTTTCTCTGGGATAATTTTGGCAAACCGGTTCCCTTTGCCGCGTCAATGGCGATGACTTTTGTTTCCATCGGGTTGTTGTTTTTTGTAAAAGAAAAGAAGAGATGAAATCAGGCTTCATCTTCGGGAGGCTACTGTGCGAAGACTTACTGTTTTCTTTATCATTTTACTTTTGTTTGGCGAATCAAATTTTTGTTTTGCGGGAGTGAATGAATTTTCGCGGAAACGACCTTCTGTGGGCCTGGTGCTTTCCGGCGGCGGCGCCAAGGGATTCGCCCATATCGGCATTTTGAAAATGCTGGATTCGCTGAAAATTCCGGTGGATTACATCGCCGGAACCAGCATGGGGGCGATCATCGGAGGACTCTATTCCATCGGCTACAAGGGCGTGGAACTGGAACAGTTAGCCCGGCGCAGCGACTGGGAAGAAATTTTTACGGACAAGCCGCCACGCAAAATGCTGCCCTATTTTGAGAAAAAGCAAACCGGCAAATATCAACTCGAATTTTATCTAAAAGGAGTCAAGCCGATTCCGCCGAGCGGGCTCATTTACGGGCAAAAAGTATTGCTGCTTTTCACCAGTCTCACATTTCCATTTGAAAGAGTCAAAGATTTTGATCAACTGCCGATTCCTTTCCGCTGCGTGGCAGTGGATCTGGTGTCCGGAAACGAAGTTGTTTTGCACCGCGGCTCTCTGGCAAAAGCCCTGCGCGCGACAATGGCGATTCCTACGGCATTCAGTCCGGTTGAATGGGGAGACTCGCTGTTGGTAGACGGCGGCCTTGTCAACAATTTGCCCGCAGACGTGGCAAAAAAAATGGGCGCGGACATCATCATTGCCGTGGATGTGGAAAGTCCGTTGAAATCACGCAAGGAATTGAATAGCGCCATCGATGTACTCAATCAAACGGTGACTTTGTTAGGCATTGAGCGCAAACGGAAGAATTTGAAGTATGTCGATTTGTTGATCAAGCCCAATGTCCGCGGCTTTACGACGGGGGATTTTGAGAGCGAAAAAATCAAGGTCTTGATAAAGAGAGGAAATGAAGCGGCAAAAGCAGCGCTGCCACGACTGCTTGCCTTGAAAGAAAAATATCATTTGAACCGGCTGTTCAATGAGGCGAGCGAGCAGGTTACACGGGACTCTGTGAGGATTCATGACATTCAGATTACCGGAAATCGCTCTGTCGAAAATGAATTTATTTTTTCAAAATTGCATCTTTCGCCAGGACAAATTTTCGATAGCAAAATTCTGGAACGGGGTATTGCCGAATTGAAATCCAGCGGGCTTTTTCGGA
Encoded here:
- a CDS encoding MFS transporter, which codes for MAGNEKRKTIRIFALASFLNDFGSDMIYPVWPLFVTTVLHANMSVLGFIDGLGDAIVSVSQALSGYFSDRLRRRKIFIWVGYLFGSFSRIGYALSTTWQHLIPFRVLDRSGKIRSAPRDALVAEISTDADRGRNFGVLRTMDHLGAVMGILACILLIDHLGYQKLFLLAALPTLLGALLIFIFIAEPKSDRRRVFKGYDFRHLDNNLRLLFSLSAIFSLASFSYSFLLIFAKELGFRTAFVPVLYLIYTIFASATSLPFGKLADRVGRKNVLWLAYLLWIFVCVIFIAAKTKWIILAGFVLYGVHKGAFEPVSKTMIAELAPEKFKASVIGGYQMVTGLCALPASVIAGFLWDNFGKPVPFAASMAMTFVSIGLLFFVKEKKR